The sequence AGAGTTTGATATTGAGGTTCAGCAACATAATGGCGAGCGCTTACACGGGTCGCTACCAGAGCAAGCGTGGACCAAAGATGTCGATACCAGTGGCAACTTAGCGCGCCAAGGCATCCGCAGCGTGAGTCGAGATCATCTACCATTTGTCGGTAATGTGGGCGATTTTGAATCCATCAAAGAGCAATATCAGAATCTGCACAACTTTAATCCGCAGCGTGATGCTATTGACGGTATCGAACCTGTTACCAGCTATCCGAACTTATTCTGCTTTATCGGTTTAGGTTCACGTGGTTTGAGCTCTACTCCTCTTTTAGCTGAAGTCTTAGCCTCACAAATTTGTGGCGATCCTCTCCCTCTTCCGGTTGATGTGCTCGAAGCCATTCATCCAAGTCGAATGTGGATAAGAAGATTACGCAAAGGCAAAGCGTTAACAGAAGGTTGGGTTTCAACGAAACAAGCCAGCGCGGAATAGTCGATTCTAGACTAGGTCTAAATATTCAAATAAGTGTTAGGCCGTGTTCATCTTACGAGCTTATTTTTGCAGCGAAAGGCCAACATGATCTAGTACGACCCAAAAAACAAAGCCCGAGCATCTCTCAATGCTCGGGCTTTGTTTTTTTAATCTTGTTTACGTCGCTGCTTCTTATTCCAGAGCAGTTCGTTACTTTGCAGCGGCGCGTAACTTTACATCAGCTGGCTACTTTGCAGCTATTCGCTTTACTTTCCGCTTTTACAGCTTAGCAATCGCGTCTTTAATTTGAGCGGCAATCTCTTCATTGCTGATTGAACCCGACTCAAAATCAAAATTATCGTAGAAGCTAGGTACTGACAACGATGCTTTAACGTTACCGCCAAAGTATGGCGCTGAACCTGTCGCTGCGCCAAGTACCGTTTGTGCGCCACCTGGGCCTGGTGATGTCGCTAGGTAAACCGCAGGCTTCTCACCAAACACTGAACGTTCAATACGTGTCGTCCAATCAAATAGGTTTTTGTACGCTGCAGGATAGTGGCCGTTGTGCTCAGCGAAAGAGATAACAAATGCATCCGCTTCTGCTAGGTCACGCAAGAATGCTTGAGCGCCTTCCGCTTGGCCAATCTCTTTTTCAGTGTCTTCACTAAACATAGGAACGTTGTAATCGTTGATGTTTAGAACTTTGACTTCAGCACCTTCAATCAAGTTAGCTGCGTAAGTTGCTAGAGTTTTGTTGATAGAGGTAGAGCTGGTGCTTGCGCCGAATGCGATAACTTTCATGATGTGACCTTTTCTGTGATTCCGTTAAGTGGGATTAGAATAACGTAGTCAGAAAATGGAACCATCACAAGGATTGAACGGACTCATTCAAAAATTTCGAATGAGTCTCAAATTATCGGTTCGCTCAAAAATGAGGAGGGAAAGTAGTGAGCGAATAATGTTGGGCGAATTACGGTAGACGAATAATACTAAACGGCTAAAGTTACGCTTGGTTTTGCAGCTCAACCCAAAGGTCATTAACGATCGTGCGATCGGCTGGCGTCAATTCAGAACGCGCGTCTTCTAAGCTCTTCTCAATACGCAATTTAACTTCTGCTACGTCTT is a genomic window of Vibrio sp. FE10 containing:
- a CDS encoding NADPH-dependent FMN reductase encodes the protein MKVIAFGASTSSTSINKTLATYAANLIEGAEVKVLNINDYNVPMFSEDTEKEIGQAEGAQAFLRDLAEADAFVISFAEHNGHYPAAYKNLFDWTTRIERSVFGEKPAVYLATSPGPGGAQTVLGAATGSAPYFGGNVKASLSVPSFYDNFDFESGSISNEEIAAQIKDAIAKL